One genomic segment of Bradyrhizobium prioriisuperbiae includes these proteins:
- a CDS encoding peptidase domain-containing ABC transporter: MSGSSASMRLAGAAHFSWGWIARSLLLRQRQIVLLCFVILSTYGTALVLPISAQKALDVIVAGQAVGWLIGLVLVVAASILAESALSYYRQTLTIELATFIDRRMARRVFAYLLRLKTRFGELPSGETINHFQQVTKIRDFVIFHLPNIVFEVGSASVSLLVMFYYDFGIACGFLVIALLSMAAIRKPLDELYGASEAYYEDVGRRHNLAAETVNGIATIKALADESTRMRRWIASTETTLGTLRRLLRLNRTFAVRSQLGSRSLLLFVLILGCLRLYQGQISVGDLLALQLLASRIADPLLQSGNFLDQYQEANVAIGQIDAFLASPRERAAIHPPLSQLRPGEIAFRGVTLVYPGSTQVALDNIDLVLPERGIVALVGRNGSGKTSLIKVLLGLCTDYSGRVEISGHDLKNYDPRALRKNFGVVYQDTVLFSGTIRENLAGGRVVDDAAIREGLRFSGALDCVESLPGGLDAEIGEYGRTMSGGQRQRLAIARAIIRNPKIALFDEPTAFLDAEAAIALERKLASWGQERLLVLVSHNLAATRNLERILVLDGGRLVGDGRHDDLLQNSSRYASLWADYLRVSNGSSPQELRT; encoded by the coding sequence ATGTCGGGTTCGAGCGCATCAATGAGGTTAGCCGGAGCTGCTCACTTTAGTTGGGGTTGGATTGCTCGTTCGCTTTTGTTGCGCCAACGCCAAATAGTATTGCTGTGTTTCGTAATCTTATCGACATACGGAACAGCTCTCGTGCTGCCTATCAGTGCGCAGAAGGCATTGGATGTAATCGTCGCAGGTCAAGCTGTCGGATGGCTGATTGGTTTGGTCTTGGTTGTTGCGGCCTCGATACTTGCTGAGTCTGCACTGTCTTACTATAGGCAAACCCTAACAATAGAGCTCGCGACCTTCATTGATCGACGTATGGCCAGGCGGGTCTTTGCTTACCTATTAAGGCTTAAGACGAGATTTGGCGAGCTTCCGTCGGGAGAGACGATTAATCACTTTCAGCAAGTTACGAAGATTCGAGACTTCGTTATCTTTCATCTGCCTAACATCGTATTTGAAGTTGGAAGTGCGTCCGTTTCGTTATTGGTAATGTTCTACTACGATTTTGGTATTGCATGCGGTTTCCTTGTCATAGCGCTGCTATCTATGGCCGCCATACGGAAGCCATTGGATGAACTTTATGGAGCGTCCGAGGCGTACTACGAAGATGTCGGAAGGCGCCATAACCTTGCTGCGGAAACTGTAAATGGCATTGCCACTATCAAGGCGCTGGCCGACGAAAGTACGCGCATGCGTCGGTGGATCGCTTCAACCGAAACAACATTGGGCACATTGCGTAGGTTGTTGCGGCTGAATCGTACATTTGCCGTAAGATCCCAGTTGGGTTCGCGCTCGCTTTTGTTATTCGTTCTGATTCTCGGATGTTTGCGGCTTTACCAAGGACAAATTTCGGTAGGCGATCTCCTGGCTCTTCAGCTGCTCGCAAGTAGGATTGCGGACCCCTTGCTTCAGAGTGGCAACTTCCTGGATCAGTACCAGGAGGCAAATGTAGCGATCGGGCAAATCGATGCATTCTTGGCAAGCCCTCGCGAACGGGCTGCAATTCACCCGCCACTAAGCCAGCTTCGCCCAGGAGAAATTGCCTTTCGTGGCGTCACCCTAGTTTATCCTGGATCTACCCAGGTTGCGCTGGACAATATTGATCTTGTTTTGCCTGAACGTGGCATCGTCGCTCTCGTCGGCCGGAATGGCTCCGGTAAGACCAGTTTGATCAAGGTATTGCTGGGGCTTTGCACCGACTATTCCGGGCGGGTTGAAATTTCAGGGCACGATCTGAAAAATTACGACCCGAGAGCGCTTCGCAAAAATTTCGGCGTCGTCTATCAGGATACGGTGCTCTTTTCCGGAACCATTAGGGAGAATCTCGCTGGCGGGCGAGTGGTGGACGACGCGGCGATACGGGAAGGTCTGCGATTCTCGGGTGCGTTGGATTGTGTCGAAAGCCTACCTGGTGGGTTGGACGCTGAAATAGGCGAGTATGGGCGGACGATGTCTGGGGGGCAACGTCAGCGGTTGGCCATCGCGAGGGCGATTATTAGAAACCCGAAGATTGCGTTATTCGACGAGCCGACCGCTTTCTTGGATGCTGAAGCAGCGATTGCCCTGGAGCGTAAACTCGCGAGTTGGGGGCAGGAGCGACTGCTGGTCCTCGTATCCCATAATCTTGCGGCCACTCGGAATTTGGAACGAATTCTGGTGCTTGATGGAGGCCGTCTTGTTGGTGATGGCCGTCACGATGATCTTCTTCAGAATTCAAGCCGATATGCCTCGCTTTGGGCTGATTACCTTCGTGTTTCGAACGGCTCCTCGCCTCAAGAACTTAGAACCTGA
- a CDS encoding MbtH family protein, whose amino-acid sequence MNSDDDDADVLYYVVVNAEEQYSIWRASKKVPNGWSIVGEKRKKQECLSYINEVWTDMRPLSLRKQMAS is encoded by the coding sequence ATGAATAGCGATGATGACGATGCTGACGTGCTCTACTACGTCGTAGTCAACGCCGAGGAGCAATATTCAATTTGGCGCGCCAGCAAGAAGGTCCCAAACGGCTGGTCCATTGTTGGCGAGAAGCGCAAGAAGCAGGAATGTCTATCTTATATCAATGAGGTCTGGACAGACATGCGACCGCTCAGTCTTCGAAAACAGATGGCTTCGTAG
- a CDS encoding BBE domain-containing protein, with the protein MVGTVQEPSSFRSLPSEFSVASWQEDWQIAFWGDNYQRLREVKRRHDPDCLFLVHHGVGSEDWSDDGFERKV; encoded by the coding sequence ATGGTTGGCACCGTTCAGGAGCCGTCATCATTCCGGAGTTTACCATCAGAATTTTCCGTGGCGTCTTGGCAGGAAGATTGGCAGATAGCATTCTGGGGTGACAATTATCAGCGACTACGCGAAGTCAAGCGTCGCCATGATCCCGATTGTCTGTTCCTGGTCCACCATGGAGTCGGCAGCGAAGACTGGAGCGATGATGGATTTGAACGTAAAGTGTAA
- a CDS encoding choline dehydrogenase, with protein MSDHIIIGAGTAGCVLANRLSADPACNVVLLEAGGSDKSLFYRMPAGFSVLMRTGRGNWGYSTTPQAGLNGRVVYFPRGKVLGGSSSINGLVYARGNPADFDGWTQMGATGWSFEACLPYFRKSETWSAGANKYRGGDGPVGVLRAPPVSQMTPVSRAWMEAAASGGYPISEDSNGAHQEGFSRGDSTIANGRRQSASATYLRPALDRKNLQVIMGAQVTRLLVENGRAAGVEYERKKQRHTLRTGGEVILCGGTIGSPHILQLSGIGDPKILAPAGMKVVHELPGVGKNLQDHVDVMLQQEMTKPYSVLSHTRPLKGLQDVFEYLLKGTGPATSNGLEVIAFLKTLTGLEAPDFMVHFPLLMFNDHGRDIVQKKGFSAAIYGTRPRSVGTVKLASVDPKTAPLIDPNYLHDPEDVAVLRRAVRIMREIVAQPAFAQFRGPEHAPGVGRQSDEELDVWIRASAQTIYHPVGTCRMGTDPLSVVAPDLKLHGMNGLRVVDASVMPTIVSANTNAATFMIAERAADLIANHAASPVTSP; from the coding sequence ATGTCGGACCACATCATCATAGGAGCTGGCACCGCCGGGTGCGTGTTGGCAAACCGCCTCAGCGCTGATCCAGCTTGCAACGTCGTGCTGCTGGAAGCCGGTGGATCTGACAAAAGCCTGTTCTACCGCATGCCGGCGGGTTTCTCCGTTCTCATGCGAACCGGCCGCGGAAACTGGGGCTACTCGACGACGCCTCAGGCTGGATTGAATGGACGAGTCGTTTATTTTCCGCGGGGCAAGGTGCTTGGCGGCTCAAGTTCTATCAATGGCCTCGTCTACGCTCGCGGAAATCCGGCTGATTTCGATGGGTGGACGCAGATGGGTGCGACCGGCTGGTCTTTCGAAGCATGCTTACCATACTTTCGTAAGTCGGAGACCTGGTCCGCTGGCGCAAACAAATATCGTGGTGGTGATGGACCAGTCGGCGTCCTGAGGGCGCCACCGGTTTCGCAGATGACGCCGGTAAGTCGCGCGTGGATGGAAGCTGCAGCGAGTGGCGGATATCCGATCAGCGAGGATTCCAATGGCGCTCACCAGGAAGGATTTAGTCGCGGGGATAGCACGATCGCAAACGGCAGGCGACAAAGCGCCTCGGCCACATACCTCCGCCCAGCTCTAGATCGGAAGAACCTGCAAGTTATCATGGGCGCACAGGTAACCCGGCTGCTCGTCGAAAATGGGCGAGCGGCTGGCGTCGAGTACGAACGAAAAAAGCAGCGGCATACCCTGCGCACGGGCGGGGAAGTCATTTTGTGTGGCGGCACCATTGGCTCACCGCACATTCTGCAACTTTCCGGCATCGGGGATCCGAAGATTTTGGCACCTGCGGGCATGAAGGTTGTTCACGAACTGCCCGGCGTGGGGAAGAACCTGCAAGATCATGTCGACGTGATGCTCCAACAGGAGATGACCAAGCCGTATTCTGTGCTCTCACATACGAGACCTCTGAAAGGGCTCCAAGACGTCTTTGAATATCTACTGAAGGGGACCGGTCCGGCGACGAGCAACGGATTGGAGGTCATCGCCTTTCTGAAAACGCTGACCGGCCTTGAGGCGCCTGATTTCATGGTGCATTTCCCGCTACTGATGTTCAATGACCATGGCCGAGACATTGTCCAAAAAAAAGGATTTTCGGCAGCGATCTACGGCACCCGGCCACGTAGTGTTGGAACGGTAAAGCTCGCTTCCGTCGATCCCAAAACTGCACCTCTTATTGACCCCAATTACCTGCATGATCCGGAGGATGTCGCCGTTCTGCGGCGCGCGGTCCGAATTATGCGGGAAATCGTGGCACAACCGGCCTTCGCGCAATTTCGGGGACCCGAACACGCGCCAGGCGTCGGTCGTCAGAGCGACGAAGAACTCGACGTTTGGATTCGCGCAAGCGCCCAAACCATTTACCATCCCGTGGGGACCTGTCGCATGGGGACGGATCCGCTCAGCGTCGTCGCGCCAGATCTCAAGCTTCATGGGATGAACGGACTTCGAGTGGTCGACGCATCCGTGATGCCGACGATTGTTAGCGCCAATACCAATGCCGCGACCTTCATGATCGCGGAACGGGCGGCGGACCTTATTGCGAACCATGCGGCATCGCCAGTTACAAGCCCGTGA
- a CDS encoding type I polyketide synthase, whose translation MSLERDALIAIEKLKAQNQKVEYERTEPIAIVGMACRMPGSETVEEFFRLLDSGNDLITSIVYDGVWADCGVIDTIAEFDANFFGISPREAQRMDPRQRVLLETSWEALEQASIPAETLKGARVGIYVGASSSDYAAYWFRSDIRAEAYDVTGSLASMIAGRVSYLLGLRGPAMTIDTACSSSLVAVHVAMKALRAGECSLALAGGVAAIPRMSRGAEPWRMLGHISSRGRCRPFDATADGIVGSDGCGMIVLKRLSMAKQDGDRVWAIIRGSAINHDGQTQGLTVPSGLAQEDVIRRALADARARPSEVGYVECHGTGTVLGDPIEVQALGTVLAEGRERSRPVIIGSVKSNLGHTGEAAGVAGLMKVVLSLQHGRIPKSLHFDTPNPHIAWDELPVQVASEAVPWERNGVARLAGVSSFGMSGTNAHVVIEEAPEEAEAAEAVPSAARSAELVVLSARSAPALAALAQRLAAHVKARPEQSLGDVAYSQATTRSQHEHRLAVVAATREALVSDLAAAAHGELPIGSARGAARAGGKTAWLFTGQGSQYVGMGRGLWEEWPAFREAFDAACAALDPHLEAPLREVMWEARPGASLLDETGWTQPALFALEVALAALWRSWGVEPDVVAGHSIGELAAAHVAGVFSLADAARLAAARGRLMQALPRIGAMVSIEAPEAEVARAVEAQDGRVSIAAVNGPSSIVVSGVEESVQAVSSVFAALGARAKRLAVSHAFHSALMEPMLEEFRRVAEQVAYQPARIGMVSNVSGQAAGDELSTAQYWVKHVREAVRFADGIGALHASGVMEYLELGPRPTLLGLVPACLPMGANEPVLLSSLRSERAEAVTILEALGAHHARGGRVQWEGVFPGGGKRVELPTYAWDRQRYWLEGSALQGRAGEATGHPLLGVRVSLAGGKVMYETVLSRGEHGWLYDHRVGEAALMPGAGLCELVRAGGEHCLGEAVEVLSLVLQAPLVLPEHGGRRVQVLVSEEDGRTEVSVYSQPSDASAATEWTLHASSEVRRLRLEAVPRLDLAAVRARCAERVEVAQAYETLASLGLDYGAAFRGLQSLWVGTDEALGEVVLPDGVEGAERYGIHPALLDAAFHSLLRIGEVSSLHLPFAMDRVVVHAQGAAAAWVHVRARPEAAGEASEGLLVDVTLSDAQGDVLVEVVGLRSRAAEESSLPRSEGTANALYQLGWSPSPSPQVSAPSGRWVVVAGQDEASAAVVDRLRQAGAECTCVDVSGLSAALPADHVVCLWGRGAEVEDAEAAQRVASAGLSMVQLLAQQERAPRLWWVTRGAVSVTAAEASEVAQASLWGLGRTVMQEHPELGCTLVDVEATADMAEEIVRELSSADDEQEIAWRAGERHVARLRRALESAVLREVRTDGTVVITGGLGTLGLHVARWLAQRGTKHIVLTGRRGLATPGAAEAVEELEALGARVTVSSADVSERSAVHGLLAAIPSELPLRGVVHAAGISDIGMLVQQSAERFARVMAAKVGGACHLDAETRGLDLDVFVLFSSVASTIVPAGLGGYAAANACLDALAARRRAAGLPGQSLAWGPWTDASSKAAGLASGLDRVRQVRLAKSGLGSVDPLHGIALFKAALGRSEAQLLPVPLDLGVLRKSFEGTVPPLWRELVRSPRRATAAPRRGGWAAELALLLEKDRAAAVIEVVRGEVARVLSLGAADAVESERPLKELGLDSLMAVVLRNALGKRAGARLPATLAFDYQTPAAIARYLLERVLSAQGVATNESLPEISRRGREKTDWVGRVYVL comes from the coding sequence ATGAGTTTGGAACGCGATGCGCTGATTGCCATCGAAAAACTGAAAGCTCAGAACCAAAAAGTCGAATACGAGCGCACTGAGCCGATCGCCATCGTGGGCATGGCCTGCCGAATGCCTGGAAGCGAAACTGTGGAGGAGTTTTTCCGGCTGCTGGATAGCGGCAACGATCTTATTACGAGCATTGTGTATGATGGGGTTTGGGCCGATTGCGGTGTGATCGACACGATAGCGGAGTTCGATGCAAATTTTTTTGGGATATCACCGAGAGAGGCGCAGCGAATGGATCCGCGGCAGAGGGTGCTGCTGGAGACGAGCTGGGAGGCGCTGGAACAAGCAAGTATACCCGCGGAAACGCTAAAAGGAGCCCGCGTCGGCATTTATGTTGGCGCGTCTAGTAGCGATTATGCTGCGTATTGGTTTCGGTCCGATATTCGGGCGGAAGCCTACGACGTGACGGGATCGCTTGCGAGCATGATCGCCGGGAGAGTGAGTTACTTGCTGGGGCTTCGCGGCCCTGCGATGACCATCGATACGGCGTGCTCATCGTCATTGGTTGCAGTGCATGTGGCGATGAAGGCGCTGCGTGCGGGCGAATGTTCACTGGCGCTGGCTGGCGGAGTGGCAGCGATTCCTCGAATGTCGCGCGGAGCGGAGCCATGGAGAATGCTGGGCCACATCAGTAGTCGCGGGAGGTGCCGGCCATTCGATGCGACGGCAGATGGGATCGTGGGTAGTGACGGCTGCGGGATGATTGTCCTCAAGCGACTTAGCATGGCGAAACAGGACGGAGATCGTGTTTGGGCGATTATACGTGGAAGCGCCATCAATCACGACGGGCAGACGCAGGGACTGACGGTGCCGAGCGGGTTGGCCCAGGAGGACGTCATTCGTCGGGCGCTGGCGGATGCACGGGCTCGTCCGTCGGAGGTGGGCTACGTGGAGTGCCACGGCACGGGGACGGTGCTGGGCGATCCGATCGAGGTGCAGGCGCTGGGCACGGTGCTGGCGGAGGGTCGGGAGCGGAGCCGTCCGGTGATCATCGGCTCGGTGAAGAGCAACCTCGGCCATACAGGAGAGGCGGCCGGGGTTGCGGGGCTGATGAAGGTGGTGCTGTCGCTGCAGCACGGTCGGATCCCCAAGAGCCTGCACTTCGATACGCCCAATCCGCATATCGCCTGGGACGAGCTGCCGGTGCAGGTGGCATCGGAGGCTGTGCCCTGGGAACGCAATGGCGTGGCGCGGCTCGCCGGGGTGAGTTCGTTCGGGATGAGCGGGACGAACGCGCATGTGGTGATCGAGGAGGCGCCGGAAGAGGCAGAGGCGGCCGAGGCGGTGCCGTCGGCGGCGCGGTCTGCGGAGCTGGTGGTGTTGTCGGCGCGGAGCGCGCCGGCGTTGGCGGCGCTGGCGCAGCGTCTGGCGGCGCATGTTAAGGCGCGGCCCGAGCAAAGCCTGGGCGACGTTGCCTACAGCCAGGCGACGACGCGCAGCCAGCACGAGCACCGGCTGGCAGTGGTGGCGGCGACGCGCGAGGCGCTGGTGTCGGACCTGGCCGCGGCGGCGCACGGCGAATTGCCGATTGGGTCGGCGCGAGGAGCTGCGCGGGCGGGCGGCAAGACGGCGTGGCTGTTCACGGGTCAAGGCTCGCAATACGTCGGCATGGGTCGCGGGCTGTGGGAGGAATGGCCGGCCTTCCGCGAGGCGTTCGATGCGGCGTGTGCGGCGCTGGATCCGCACCTCGAGGCGCCGCTGCGCGAGGTGATGTGGGAGGCTCGCCCTGGCGCGTCTCTGCTCGACGAGACGGGCTGGACGCAGCCGGCGTTGTTCGCGCTGGAGGTTGCGCTGGCGGCGCTGTGGCGCTCGTGGGGCGTGGAGCCGGACGTGGTGGCGGGCCACAGCATCGGCGAGCTGGCGGCGGCGCATGTGGCGGGGGTGTTCTCGCTGGCGGATGCGGCGCGCCTGGCGGCGGCGCGCGGCCGGCTGATGCAGGCGCTGCCGCGGATCGGGGCGATGGTGTCGATCGAGGCGCCGGAAGCGGAGGTCGCGCGGGCGGTCGAGGCCCAGGATGGCCGGGTGTCGATCGCGGCGGTGAACGGTCCGTCGTCGATCGTGGTCTCGGGCGTTGAAGAGAGTGTGCAGGCGGTGTCGTCGGTGTTTGCGGCGCTGGGCGCGCGGGCGAAGCGGCTGGCGGTGTCGCACGCCTTCCACTCGGCGCTGATGGAACCGATGCTGGAGGAGTTCCGTCGGGTTGCGGAGCAGGTTGCGTATCAGCCGGCGCGGATCGGGATGGTGAGCAACGTCAGCGGCCAGGCGGCCGGCGACGAACTGTCGACGGCCCAGTACTGGGTGAAGCATGTGCGCGAAGCGGTTCGCTTTGCCGATGGGATTGGCGCGCTGCATGCGTCAGGAGTGATGGAATACCTGGAGCTTGGTCCGCGGCCGACGTTGCTGGGGCTGGTGCCGGCGTGCTTGCCCATGGGTGCGAACGAACCGGTGTTGCTGTCCAGCCTTCGTTCGGAACGGGCGGAGGCGGTGACGATCCTGGAGGCGCTGGGTGCCCACCATGCCCGAGGCGGGCGGGTGCAATGGGAGGGTGTCTTCCCGGGCGGCGGGAAGCGTGTGGAACTGCCGACCTATGCGTGGGATCGGCAGCGGTACTGGCTCGAGGGCTCTGCGCTGCAGGGTCGTGCCGGGGAGGCGACGGGCCATCCGCTGCTGGGAGTTCGGGTGTCGCTGGCCGGCGGCAAGGTGATGTACGAGACGGTGCTGTCGCGCGGGGAGCATGGCTGGCTCTACGACCATCGGGTAGGCGAAGCGGCGCTGATGCCGGGGGCCGGACTGTGCGAGCTGGTGCGGGCGGGCGGCGAGCATTGTCTTGGCGAGGCGGTGGAGGTGTTGTCGCTGGTGCTGCAGGCGCCGCTGGTGCTGCCCGAGCATGGTGGCCGTCGGGTGCAGGTTCTGGTGAGCGAAGAGGATGGCCGGACGGAGGTCTCGGTCTACAGCCAGCCGTCGGACGCCTCTGCGGCCACGGAGTGGACGCTGCACGCGAGCAGCGAAGTGCGGCGGCTGCGCCTGGAGGCGGTGCCGCGCCTCGATCTGGCGGCGGTGCGGGCGCGCTGCGCCGAGCGTGTCGAGGTGGCGCAGGCGTACGAGACGCTGGCATCGCTCGGGCTGGACTATGGGGCGGCGTTCCGCGGCCTGCAATCGCTGTGGGTGGGGACGGACGAGGCGCTTGGCGAGGTGGTGCTGCCGGACGGTGTCGAGGGGGCGGAGCGCTACGGCATCCACCCGGCGCTGCTCGATGCGGCGTTCCACTCGCTGCTGAGGATTGGAGAAGTCTCATCGTTGCATCTGCCGTTTGCGATGGACCGGGTGGTGGTGCACGCGCAGGGCGCGGCAGCGGCGTGGGTCCATGTGCGGGCGCGGCCGGAGGCGGCGGGCGAGGCGAGCGAAGGGCTTTTGGTGGATGTGACGTTGAGCGATGCGCAGGGCGATGTGCTGGTGGAGGTGGTTGGCCTGCGCAGCCGTGCTGCGGAGGAGAGCTCTCTGCCGCGCTCGGAAGGTACTGCGAACGCGCTTTACCAGCTCGGCTGGTCGCCGTCGCCGTCGCCGCAGGTGTCGGCGCCTTCTGGTCGGTGGGTCGTAGTGGCGGGTCAGGACGAAGCGTCGGCGGCTGTGGTCGATCGGCTTCGGCAGGCGGGTGCCGAGTGTACCTGCGTGGATGTCTCGGGTCTGTCGGCGGCGTTGCCTGCCGATCACGTGGTGTGCCTGTGGGGCCGCGGCGCGGAGGTCGAAGACGCGGAAGCGGCGCAACGGGTTGCGAGCGCGGGCCTGTCGATGGTGCAGCTTCTGGCGCAGCAGGAGCGGGCGCCCCGGCTGTGGTGGGTGACGCGCGGTGCGGTGTCGGTGACGGCGGCGGAGGCTTCGGAGGTGGCGCAGGCGTCGCTGTGGGGCCTTGGGCGCACGGTGATGCAGGAGCACCCGGAGCTGGGCTGCACGCTGGTCGACGTCGAGGCCACGGCGGACATGGCCGAGGAGATCGTGCGCGAGCTGAGCTCGGCAGACGATGAACAGGAGATCGCCTGGCGCGCCGGCGAGCGGCATGTGGCGCGCCTGAGGCGGGCGTTGGAGAGCGCGGTTCTGCGCGAGGTGCGGACAGACGGGACGGTGGTGATTACCGGTGGTCTGGGTACGCTTGGGCTGCATGTGGCGCGCTGGCTGGCGCAGCGCGGGACCAAGCACATTGTTCTGACGGGCCGTCGCGGACTTGCGACGCCGGGTGCGGCGGAGGCGGTGGAAGAGCTTGAGGCGCTGGGTGCGCGGGTGACGGTGTCGTCGGCCGACGTGTCGGAGAGGTCTGCGGTGCACGGGTTGCTGGCGGCGATCCCGTCGGAGCTGCCGCTGCGCGGCGTGGTGCATGCGGCGGGAATCTCAGACATCGGGATGCTTGTGCAGCAGAGCGCGGAGCGGTTCGCCCGGGTGATGGCGGCGAAGGTTGGCGGCGCCTGTCATCTGGATGCCGAGACGCGCGGACTGGATCTGGACGTCTTCGTGCTGTTCTCGTCGGTGGCCAGCACCATCGTTCCGGCCGGTCTGGGTGGCTATGCGGCAGCGAATGCGTGTCTGGACGCGCTGGCGGCGCGTCGCCGAGCGGCGGGGCTGCCGGGGCAGAGCCTGGCCTGGGGCCCGTGGACCGACGCGTCGTCGAAGGCGGCAGGTCTGGCGTCCGGGTTGGACAGAGTGCGGCAGGTCCGTCTGGCCAAGAGCGGGCTGGGGTCGGTAGATCCCTTGCACGGGATCGCGCTGTTCAAGGCGGCACTCGGCCGGAGCGAAGCGCAGCTTCTGCCGGTGCCGCTTGACCTTGGAGTGCTGCGCAAGTCGTTTGAGGGGACCGTTCCGCCGTTGTGGCGGGAGCTGGTGCGCTCACCGCGGCGGGCAACGGCGGCGCCGCGGCGTGGCGGCTGGGCCGCCGAGCTGGCGTTGCTTTTGGAGAAGGATCGAGCGGCGGCGGTGATTGAGGTGGTGCGCGGCGAGGTCGCGCGTGTGCTGTCGCTGGGTGCGGCCGATGCCGTGGAGTCGGAACGTCCGCTGAAGGAGCTGGGGCTCGACTCGCTGATGGCGGTGGTGCTGCGCAATGCGCTGGGCAAGCGTGCCGGGGCGCGGCTGCCGGCGACGCTGGCCTTCGACTATCAGACACCGGCGGCGATCGCCAGGTACCTGCTCGAGCGAGTGCTGTCGGCGCAAGGAGTGGCGACGAACGAAAGTCTGCCGGAGATTTCGCGGCGAGGACGGGAGAAGACAGATTGGGTCGGTCGCGTATACGTACTTTGA